One segment of Paenibacillus sp. FSL R7-0337 DNA contains the following:
- a CDS encoding phosphotransferase, whose amino-acid sequence MEKVLGTGYTVVKVSKMEGGAQKVVYKLDCSNGFSCILYVWDLTMNYFQEEIVNHNLHAESYGSELFASNNKFLMEHAIRTPILYDLNRDRDRYDFDYALVEYVAGQDAGGYYKHPDRKVQDKVFQQVGEMIGTMHRIQSRTYGKPDQTAPNNKQCHLYQLYNGIEQLTYAAAHVEAIRKNQGKLLDRLYNLESKIVPRNSYGFIHGELGPNHVIVTDQLEPCLIDIEGAEFYDIEHEHSFLEMRFGEYYRYLNDVPLDENRKLFYKFHHHLSLISGGLKLVHRGFPDQQLAQGIADHHTDCALQFIEA is encoded by the coding sequence GTGGAGAAGGTCTTAGGCACGGGTTATACCGTCGTTAAGGTCAGCAAGATGGAGGGCGGTGCCCAGAAGGTGGTCTATAAGCTCGACTGCAGCAATGGGTTCTCCTGTATTCTGTACGTGTGGGACCTTACCATGAATTATTTTCAGGAAGAAATTGTTAATCATAACCTGCATGCTGAGTCCTACGGGAGTGAATTATTTGCGAGCAATAACAAGTTCCTGATGGAGCATGCGATCCGCACACCAATACTCTATGATCTGAACAGAGACAGAGACCGGTACGATTTCGATTATGCGCTGGTTGAATATGTAGCCGGACAAGATGCCGGGGGGTATTACAAGCATCCCGACCGCAAGGTTCAGGATAAGGTCTTCCAGCAGGTGGGAGAGATGATTGGCACCATGCATAGGATTCAGAGCAGAACCTACGGTAAACCGGATCAAACTGCGCCTAACAACAAACAATGTCATCTGTATCAATTATACAATGGGATAGAACAGCTAACTTACGCCGCAGCGCATGTGGAAGCAATCCGCAAGAACCAAGGGAAGCTTCTCGACAGGCTATACAACCTGGAGTCTAAGATAGTACCCCGAAACAGCTACGGATTCATTCACGGGGAGCTTGGCCCCAACCATGTGATCGTAACGGATCAGCTGGAGCCTTGCCTGATTGATATTGAAGGAGCCGAATTCTATGATATTGAACACGAGCACAGCTTCCTCGAAATGCGTTTTGGGGAGTACTACCGCTATCTGAACGATGTTCCGCTCGATGAGAACCGGAAGCTATTCTATAAGTTCCATCATCATCTCTCATTAATCTCAGGCGGGTTGAAGTTAGTTCACAGAGGCTTCCCTGACCAGCAGCTCGCACAAGGAATTGCCGATCATCATACGGATTGTGCACTTCAGTTTATAGAAGCATAA
- a CDS encoding metallophosphoesterase: MRVPLHNRTTHMVKLILIMLLSSLLFLSGCEDSASSALNAVPAAAGSVTPATEPGEPVSFWVATDTHYLDKALEDGGQAFQTYVTGGDGKMLPYSDELTEALVRDVEQNKPAFLILSGDLSNNGEAGSHKELAAKLHRMEAAGTRVYVTPGNHDINNPWARSFDGDKQVVAKHINVEDFLRIYDDFGYNEAVSRDADSLSYAVKAAPGLWLLMLDSAQYTHNEEYNFPQTDGRLLPSTLAWIDDNVKLAAQEHASVITVMHHNLLSHTSMAVSGFKLNNGQETMKDFRRNGLNLVLSGHIHMQDIRRDPPEASIDPALPVYDIATSAMAVNPHQYGRMTFDPASRAVTYRTAQVDVEGWAKANHKTDPHLLNFKAYAEQIFAENSYDKAMSRLKESSFTEAQKQSMAEVMSKLNVKYFAGNAADSLKEIRAMPGFKLWESMEGGFMSGYIRSMAEHAEESNTSLEMVLTIQ, encoded by the coding sequence ATGCGCGTCCCGCTTCATAACCGCACAACTCATATGGTGAAGCTCATCTTAATAATGCTCCTCTCTTCCCTTCTCTTCCTCAGCGGGTGTGAAGACTCCGCTTCTTCTGCCTTGAACGCTGTTCCAGCGGCCGCCGGGTCCGTGACCCCTGCTACAGAACCCGGAGAACCTGTATCCTTCTGGGTCGCCACCGATACGCATTATCTGGACAAAGCCCTGGAGGACGGCGGTCAGGCCTTCCAGACCTATGTCACAGGCGGCGATGGCAAAATGCTTCCTTACAGCGATGAGCTGACCGAAGCTCTGGTCCGGGACGTGGAACAGAACAAGCCCGCCTTCCTCATTCTGAGCGGTGACCTCAGCAATAACGGGGAAGCGGGCAGTCATAAGGAGCTGGCTGCGAAGCTGCACCGGATGGAGGCTGCCGGAACCCGCGTCTACGTGACTCCGGGCAATCATGATATCAACAACCCCTGGGCCAGATCGTTCGACGGTGACAAGCAGGTCGTTGCCAAGCATATTAATGTAGAGGATTTCCTGCGCATCTATGACGATTTCGGATATAACGAGGCGGTCTCGCGGGATGCGGACAGCTTAAGCTATGCGGTGAAGGCCGCACCCGGCCTTTGGCTGCTGATGCTTGACAGTGCGCAGTATACGCATAATGAAGAATATAATTTTCCACAGACCGACGGGCGCCTCCTGCCCTCCACCCTTGCCTGGATTGACGACAATGTGAAGCTGGCCGCTCAGGAGCATGCGTCTGTGATTACCGTGATGCATCATAATCTGCTGAGCCATACCTCCATGGCCGTATCCGGGTTCAAACTTAATAACGGTCAGGAAACGATGAAGGATTTTCGCCGGAACGGTCTAAATCTGGTATTATCCGGGCATATTCATATGCAGGATATCCGCCGCGATCCTCCAGAAGCCTCGATCGATCCGGCCTTGCCTGTCTATGATATTGCAACAAGCGCCATGGCGGTGAATCCGCACCAGTATGGCAGAATGACCTTCGATCCCGCTTCACGGGCCGTGACCTACCGCACCGCTCAAGTAGATGTTGAAGGCTGGGCCAAAGCCAACCACAAGACCGATCCGCACCTGCTGAACTTCAAAGCGTATGCGGAGCAGATTTTCGCAGAGAATTCGTATGACAAAGCGATGAGCCGGCTGAAGGAGAGCAGCTTCACAGAAGCGCAGAAACAGTCGATGGCTGAGGTGATGTCGAAGTTGAACGTGAAGTATTTTGCCGGGAACGCTGCTGATTCGCTGAAGGAGATCCGGGCGATGCCGGGATTCAAGCTGTGGGAGAGTATGGAGGGCGGCTTCATGTCCGGATATATCCGCAGTATGGCGGAGCACGCAGAAGAGAGCAATACCTCGCTGGAGATGGTTCTGACTATACAATAG
- a CDS encoding nitroreductase family protein, translating to MSKTFFEAVKGRRSIYAISKESPISDEQIQKIVEEAVLHSPTSFNSQSSRAVVLLGEQHDKLWDITAETLRKIVPTEQFEGTAQKLSSFKAGYGTVLFYEDQAVVKHLQENFALYAENFPIWSNQSSGILQFVVWTAFAEAGLGASLQHYNPLIDDEVKETFGIAADWKLIAQMPFGNILTPPGEKEFQPIEERVKVIK from the coding sequence ATGTCTAAGACTTTTTTTGAAGCTGTAAAAGGCAGACGTTCCATATACGCCATCAGTAAAGAATCCCCAATCTCTGATGAACAAATTCAGAAAATTGTAGAAGAGGCTGTTCTACATAGCCCAACTTCCTTCAACTCGCAAAGCTCCAGAGCTGTAGTATTGCTGGGCGAACAACATGATAAGCTGTGGGATATTACAGCAGAAACCCTGCGTAAGATCGTTCCTACTGAACAATTCGAAGGCACAGCTCAGAAGCTGTCCTCCTTCAAAGCCGGCTACGGCACTGTGCTCTTCTATGAAGATCAGGCAGTGGTGAAGCATCTGCAGGAGAACTTTGCACTGTATGCTGAGAACTTCCCGATCTGGTCCAACCAGTCCTCCGGAATTCTGCAATTTGTAGTATGGACCGCCTTCGCAGAAGCAGGTCTGGGTGCATCCCTACAGCACTATAACCCGCTGATCGACGATGAAGTGAAGGAGACCTTCGGTATTGCTGCAGACTGGAAGCTGATTGCCCAGATGCCATTCGGTAACATCCTGACTCCTCCAGGCGAGAAGGAATTCCAGCCGATTGAAGAACGTGTGAAGGTCATTAAGTAA
- a CDS encoding peptidylprolyl isomerase, translated as MDKKDFNENEKLENGITPEENDASVITPEEGIEPAGTAPVPQEPVRTAPRVEESVPVMNKVGGGGTPPSSPAPSGGGKGWMIASLVLAAALIVVLIVQPFKKDDSKIAVASVNGTDITKAQLYDKLVEAGGESTLQNLITTTLVGQEAKKANIKVTDADINQEIEDLKTQFGGEEALNNALQQSSMTIEDLKKQMPLQVEIRKLIEPKITITDTDISKYFDENKAKYNQEEEVRASHILVKTKEEAEAIVKQLKDGGDFAALAKEKSADTGSKDKGGDLDFFKRGDMVAEFSDAAFKLKVGETSGAVKSEYGYHIIKVTDRKEAKEYTLAEKKDEIKKTLTAQKVSEMSATWLADLNKSAKITNTLTDKPDASVPPAASEAPAAATEAPATK; from the coding sequence ATGGACAAAAAAGATTTCAATGAAAATGAAAAGCTAGAAAACGGCATTACGCCGGAAGAGAACGACGCTTCTGTGATTACTCCGGAAGAAGGCATCGAGCCTGCTGGAACAGCCCCAGTGCCGCAGGAACCTGTACGAACAGCTCCAAGAGTTGAAGAAAGCGTTCCCGTAATGAACAAAGTCGGCGGCGGAGGTACTCCTCCTTCCTCACCTGCTCCATCCGGCGGCGGCAAAGGCTGGATGATTGCGTCGCTCGTACTCGCCGCAGCGCTGATCGTAGTGCTGATTGTACAGCCTTTCAAGAAAGATGACAGCAAAATTGCAGTTGCTTCCGTGAACGGAACAGACATCACCAAAGCGCAGCTGTATGATAAATTGGTTGAAGCCGGCGGGGAATCCACCCTGCAAAACCTCATTACTACCACTCTGGTAGGCCAGGAAGCCAAAAAGGCTAACATTAAGGTAACCGATGCTGACATTAATCAGGAAATCGAAGATCTCAAAACCCAGTTCGGCGGCGAGGAAGCGCTCAATAACGCCTTGCAGCAGAGCTCGATGACGATTGAGGATCTGAAGAAGCAAATGCCTCTCCAGGTTGAGATCCGCAAGCTGATCGAACCTAAGATCACAATTACCGACACTGATATTTCTAAATATTTTGACGAGAATAAGGCTAAATACAATCAAGAAGAGGAAGTTCGCGCTTCCCACATTCTCGTGAAGACCAAAGAAGAAGCCGAAGCCATTGTTAAGCAGCTCAAAGACGGCGGAGACTTTGCCGCACTGGCTAAGGAAAAATCCGCTGATACCGGCTCCAAGGACAAGGGCGGCGATCTTGACTTCTTCAAACGCGGAGACATGGTTGCAGAATTCTCCGATGCTGCCTTCAAGTTGAAGGTTGGCGAAACCAGCGGTGCAGTGAAGTCCGAATACGGTTACCACATTATCAAGGTTACCGACCGCAAGGAAGCCAAGGAATATACGCTAGCTGAGAAGAAAGACGAGATCAAAAAGACCCTAACGGCACAAAAAGTGTCTGAGATGTCGGCTACCTGGTTGGCGGATCTGAACAAGAGTGCCAAAATCACGAATACTTTGACCGATAAACCGGATGCATCCGTTCCTCCGGCAGCCAGTGAAGCACCGGCTGCTGCAACGGAAGCTCCTGCTACGAAATAA
- a CDS encoding LytTR family transcriptional regulator DNA-binding domain-containing protein — protein sequence MSSLLEARNVYEDFEVETDILFFKVGDHDLVIFHGRNYNIKKRMTAEQLNRLLSSNSYYHVYGSCYVNLNKISSIEDDCIYFGEMGLYAKSVRVPRRKQENIRHLLKELSS from the coding sequence ATGAGCAGCCTGCTGGAAGCCAGAAATGTATATGAGGACTTCGAGGTGGAGACAGACATTCTGTTCTTTAAGGTCGGGGACCATGACCTGGTCATTTTTCACGGCAGAAACTACAATATTAAAAAGAGAATGACTGCCGAGCAATTGAACCGCTTATTGTCGAGCAACAGCTATTACCATGTGTACGGGAGCTGCTACGTGAACCTGAACAAGATCAGTTCCATCGAGGATGACTGCATCTACTTCGGTGAGATGGGCCTCTATGCGAAGTCTGTACGGGTTCCAAGACGTAAGCAGGAGAACATCCGCCATCTGCTTAAGGAACTGAGTTCCTAA
- a CDS encoding lactonase family protein: MNEKTKLLLFTGSYATAEESGIQVFAFDGEAGGTLERLDTAEGLTNPTFVNVDPSGRKLYAIGEKPNGTGGKEGEIITFAIDPETGKLTELQRIQTMPSEGKGQSTTCNINRDANNEHLIVCSYHGGSVGLLTLDKGGLPVALTDTAQHTGHGATPGQDRPHPHSAIFSPDGRYLFVSDLGLDLIRSYRINTEAGTFDAIGDTPLHAGAGPRHFVFHPDGKSAYVINELDSTVTSFLYDAEAGTLKTAATVSTLPEGYEAGQNSCAEITFSKDGQYLYGSNRGHDSIVQYAVNPQTAGLTLVEHVSTRGGHPRHFTVTPDGAYLIVANRDGNNLVVFSLDEGSGRLSFTGNTAELSKPVCVMPAVFPA, translated from the coding sequence ATGAACGAGAAGACTAAGCTGCTGTTATTTACCGGTTCATATGCCACCGCAGAAGAGAGCGGTATCCAGGTGTTTGCCTTTGACGGTGAAGCCGGGGGTACGCTGGAGCGGCTGGATACCGCAGAAGGCCTGACGAATCCTACGTTCGTCAATGTGGACCCTTCCGGGCGGAAGCTGTATGCCATTGGGGAGAAGCCGAACGGTACGGGCGGCAAGGAAGGGGAAATTATAACCTTCGCAATCGATCCTGAGACAGGCAAGCTGACCGAATTGCAGCGGATTCAGACTATGCCTTCTGAAGGCAAAGGCCAGAGCACGACCTGTAATATTAACCGGGACGCCAATAATGAACATCTTATAGTGTGCAGCTATCACGGGGGATCGGTTGGACTGCTCACGCTGGACAAGGGCGGACTGCCAGTAGCATTGACGGATACCGCCCAGCATACCGGACATGGGGCAACACCGGGCCAGGACCGTCCGCACCCGCATTCGGCAATTTTCAGCCCTGATGGACGCTACCTGTTCGTCTCGGATCTGGGACTGGACCTGATCCGCAGCTACCGGATAAATACAGAGGCGGGAACCTTTGATGCGATTGGAGATACTCCGCTGCATGCCGGAGCTGGACCGCGGCATTTCGTGTTCCATCCAGACGGGAAGTCCGCTTATGTGATTAATGAGCTGGACAGCACGGTGACATCATTCCTGTATGATGCAGAGGCAGGAACCCTGAAGACGGCTGCTACTGTATCCACACTGCCTGAAGGCTATGAAGCCGGCCAGAACAGCTGTGCAGAGATCACCTTCTCCAAGGATGGCCAATATCTGTACGGCTCGAACCGCGGACATGACAGCATCGTACAGTATGCTGTAAATCCGCAGACAGCCGGGCTGACCCTGGTAGAGCATGTATCCACCAGAGGCGGACATCCCCGTCACTTCACAGTTACACCGGACGGTGCCTATCTGATTGTTGCCAACCGGGACGGCAATAATCTGGTTGTCTTCTCCCTGGACGAAGGCAGCGGCCGCCTGAGCTTCACCGGCAACACAGCTGAACTGTCGAAGCCAGTGTGCGTAATGCCGGCGGTATTCCCCGCTTAG
- the hfq gene encoding RNA chaperone Hfq: MESLKLQERLLNQCISTKMPVTIFTTNGVKMQGLVTSYDAYTITLQGQGDGRQNVLFKSAVSTVVPLKPVSLK, from the coding sequence GTGGAAAGTCTAAAATTGCAGGAACGTTTGTTGAACCAGTGCATCTCAACAAAGATGCCTGTGACGATCTTTACAACTAACGGAGTCAAAATGCAGGGACTGGTAACCTCTTATGACGCTTATACGATTACCTTGCAGGGTCAGGGTGACGGGAGACAGAACGTACTCTTCAAATCGGCAGTCTCCACCGTGGTGCCGCTGAAGCCCGTCTCACTCAAGTAA
- a CDS encoding phosphatase PAP2 family protein — protein sequence MLYYHYWSRGFRRFIWFLLAFILIALLVKLGGARGFDDAVIRFVQSMESPPLTALAKGLSLVGSSKLAIGTSVLTMLILFFVLKHRLELALFLWVGLGSQLLNTLLKLWFHRERPTIHRLIEQAGYSFPSGHSMAAFSLYGVIAYLLWRHMRNRSERFLLILFTVLMTGGIGWSRIYLGVHYPSDVIGGYAASGAWLMLSAACFEAYRNYMANPHHTKNARKK from the coding sequence ATGCTATATTATCATTACTGGTCCCGCGGGTTCCGGCGGTTTATATGGTTTTTGCTGGCTTTTATCCTGATCGCATTGCTGGTTAAGCTGGGCGGAGCCCGGGGTTTCGACGATGCGGTGATCCGGTTCGTACAATCGATGGAATCTCCGCCGCTGACGGCGCTGGCCAAAGGCTTATCCCTGGTCGGCTCCTCGAAGCTGGCAATAGGTACCTCCGTGCTGACCATGCTCATTTTGTTCTTCGTGCTGAAGCACCGGCTGGAACTTGCCCTGTTCCTGTGGGTGGGCCTCGGCTCCCAATTGCTGAACACGCTCCTCAAGCTGTGGTTCCACCGGGAGCGTCCCACCATTCACAGGCTGATTGAGCAGGCAGGCTACAGCTTCCCCAGCGGACATTCAATGGCGGCTTTCTCGTTATACGGAGTCATTGCCTACCTGCTCTGGAGGCATATGCGCAACCGGAGCGAGCGGTTTCTGCTGATTCTGTTCACTGTGCTGATGACCGGGGGAATCGGCTGGAGCCGGATTTATCTGGGGGTGCATTATCCGAGTGATGTGATCGGCGGCTATGCCGCGAGCGGAGCCTGGCTGATGCTGTCGGCGGCCTGCTTCGAGGCTTACAGGAACTACATGGCGAATCCGCATCACACAAAGAATGCCCGGAAGAAATAA
- a CDS encoding aromatic acid exporter family protein: MAFGARILKTGMAVTLALYLSVLFNFASPVGAAIAAIFAMQPSIYRSWRYFLDQIQTSTMGAVIALLGGMLLSNEPIAVGLVCILVIMISMKMNRADTIGLTLVTVISVMEASGQWQFALTRFLLTLTGILSAFIINITVFPPQPRKQYIQQIENVFTSLSLLLRTAVSHEMKESVFRDEKNGLEGAIKALADKYALFEEEQKQLRRAKYSQTRQMVVYKNLLGSLQKGYQVLEAIDRHYFQADRTEQTDELFDRHLEQLIKYHEYILLKFEEKLKPGANDSEPLAEDNDRFLKSAINGYDPQKSGQLRLSVVAAAIYDYGYQLERLDKVADQIHRMNADDKDSTVLSEKI, from the coding sequence TTGGCTTTCGGTGCCCGCATACTCAAAACAGGAATGGCCGTAACGCTTGCCCTTTATCTGTCCGTTCTATTCAACTTCGCCTCTCCTGTCGGTGCGGCTATTGCGGCAATCTTTGCCATGCAGCCGTCCATATACAGATCATGGCGGTATTTCCTCGATCAGATCCAGACCAGCACGATGGGGGCCGTGATAGCGCTGCTTGGCGGAATGCTGCTCTCCAATGAACCGATTGCGGTTGGACTGGTATGCATCCTGGTGATTATGATCAGCATGAAAATGAACCGGGCCGATACGATCGGCCTGACGCTGGTCACAGTCATCTCTGTCATGGAGGCTTCCGGCCAGTGGCAGTTCGCATTAACCCGGTTCCTGCTGACCCTGACCGGGATCCTGTCGGCTTTTATTATCAATATCACTGTATTTCCGCCCCAGCCGCGCAAGCAGTACATCCAGCAGATCGAGAATGTGTTCACCAGCTTATCGCTGCTGCTGCGGACGGCGGTGTCGCATGAGATGAAGGAAAGTGTCTTCCGGGATGAGAAGAACGGCCTGGAGGGCGCGATTAAAGCGCTGGCTGACAAATACGCGTTGTTCGAGGAGGAGCAGAAGCAGCTCCGCAGGGCTAAATACAGTCAGACGAGACAGATGGTAGTCTATAAAAATCTGCTGGGTTCCCTGCAAAAGGGCTATCAGGTGCTTGAGGCGATTGACCGGCACTATTTCCAGGCCGACCGGACGGAGCAAACGGATGAGCTGTTCGACCGCCATCTGGAGCAGCTGATCAAGTATCATGAATACATTCTGCTGAAATTCGAGGAAAAACTGAAGCCGGGAGCCAATGATTCCGAGCCGCTGGCAGAGGACAATGACCGCTTCCTGAAATCAGCCATTAACGGGTATGATCCGCAGAAGTCCGGGCAACTCCGGCTGTCGGTGGTGGCTGCGGCCATTTATGACTACGGCTATCAGCTGGAGCGTCTGGATAAAGTGGCTGACCAAATCCACCGCATGAACGCAGATGACAAGGACAGTACAGTGCTGAGTGAGAAAATTTAG
- the helD gene encoding RNA polymerase recycling motor HelD, translating to MDKHDHEWQKEQERVNGITKLLSTHIRLLSEELGLHRTDVVDMRKDFWEEVTVNFSSPDDLGETSTSLRQQAQILNERERHHLQSSKALKKYKKLVVSPYFGRIDFSEAGDAAADTIYLGIGSLMEDNGTFLIYDWRAPISSLYYDGAPGPASYETPGGQITGTMELKRQFVIDNGEIEVMFDTGVTIGDELLQQVLSHSADDRMKSIVATIQKEQNAVIRNDRSRMLVVQGAAGSGKTSAALQRVAYLLYKYREVLQADQMLLFSPNPLFNSYVSTVLPELGEENMQQTTFQMYLEHRLGQEFQLEDVFSQTESLLNAPDGEEAFIRREGIAYKSSVAFLSAIRQYVNLLEHEGMLFKPLMFQGKAVASKEEMERQFYSYDPGIKLANRIELMTGWLLKKIAAFGAEERSAAWVDEQIELMDNSDYQRAYNQMRRKGGGHNDSFDDYDAERILLARYVVSQRLKPLRGWTKRGRFVDVKALYSRLFEGRGLIERLDTRQPLPEAWDEICAQTLTAIRGNELAYEDATPFLYLKELSQGFRTNTLIRHVIVDEVQDYSPFQLEFMRRLFPRAKMTVLGDLNQAIYAQGEVLGDLAGLVSIYGEENTEVISLTRSYRSTYEIVEFTRAMIPGGEKIVPFHRRGEEPLLTLVDSEDDLLSSVEQDVLKLHAQGYHYVAVICKTAEESAQVHRELEKRLPVRLVTKETPNFQKGTLVLPAYLAKGVEFDAVIIYDGSAEKYGREHERKLFYTACTRAMHLLHIYSLGQPSPFMPAAVRETVSAGELEK from the coding sequence TTGGATAAACATGATCACGAGTGGCAAAAGGAGCAGGAGCGGGTAAACGGCATCACCAAGCTGCTGTCTACCCATATCCGGCTGCTGTCAGAGGAGCTGGGACTCCACCGCACGGATGTCGTGGATATGCGCAAAGACTTCTGGGAAGAGGTCACAGTGAACTTCAGCAGCCCCGACGACCTGGGGGAGACTTCGACCAGTCTGCGGCAGCAGGCACAGATTCTGAACGAACGCGAACGCCATCATCTGCAATCCAGCAAGGCGCTCAAAAAATATAAAAAGCTGGTGGTATCGCCCTATTTTGGCCGGATTGATTTCTCGGAGGCGGGGGATGCTGCGGCTGATACCATCTATCTGGGCATCGGTTCGCTGATGGAGGATAACGGGACCTTCCTGATCTACGATTGGCGCGCGCCTATCTCCAGCCTGTATTATGACGGGGCACCGGGGCCTGCGTCCTATGAGACGCCGGGCGGGCAGATTACAGGCACCATGGAACTGAAGCGCCAATTCGTGATTGATAACGGTGAGATTGAAGTCATGTTCGACACGGGCGTCACCATCGGCGATGAACTGCTTCAGCAGGTGCTCAGCCACAGCGCCGATGACCGGATGAAATCGATCGTGGCCACCATCCAGAAGGAGCAGAACGCGGTCATCCGCAATGACCGAAGCCGGATGCTGGTTGTGCAGGGAGCTGCCGGGAGCGGCAAGACGTCAGCGGCGCTCCAGCGGGTAGCCTATCTGCTCTACAAGTACCGTGAGGTGCTTCAGGCGGATCAGATGCTGCTCTTCTCGCCGAACCCCTTGTTCAACAGCTATGTATCCACTGTACTGCCTGAGCTGGGGGAAGAGAATATGCAGCAGACCACCTTCCAGATGTACCTGGAGCATCGGCTGGGCCAGGAATTTCAGCTGGAGGATGTGTTCAGCCAGACGGAGAGTCTGCTGAATGCCCCGGACGGGGAGGAGGCATTCATACGCCGTGAAGGCATTGCTTATAAATCATCAGTAGCCTTCCTTAGCGCCATCCGGCAATATGTGAATCTGCTGGAGCATGAAGGCATGCTATTCAAGCCATTGATGTTCCAGGGGAAGGCGGTTGCTTCTAAGGAAGAGATGGAGCGCCAGTTCTACAGCTACGACCCGGGCATCAAGCTGGCGAACCGGATTGAGCTGATGACAGGCTGGCTGCTCAAAAAAATTGCGGCCTTCGGCGCAGAAGAGCGGAGTGCGGCGTGGGTAGACGAACAGATTGAGCTGATGGATAACAGCGATTATCAGCGGGCCTACAACCAGATGCGCCGCAAGGGCGGAGGGCATAATGACAGCTTCGATGATTATGATGCGGAGCGGATCCTGCTTGCCCGCTACGTAGTCAGCCAGCGCCTCAAGCCGCTGCGCGGCTGGACCAAGCGCGGACGCTTCGTGGATGTGAAGGCGCTGTACAGCCGCTTATTCGAGGGTCGTGGGCTGATAGAGCGCCTGGATACCCGCCAGCCGCTGCCTGAAGCGTGGGATGAGATCTGCGCGCAGACGCTTACTGCGATCAGGGGCAATGAGCTGGCCTATGAGGATGCTACGCCGTTCCTGTATTTGAAGGAGCTAAGCCAGGGCTTCCGGACGAACACGCTGATCCGTCATGTCATTGTCGATGAGGTGCAGGATTACTCGCCGTTCCAGCTGGAATTCATGCGCCGCCTGTTTCCGCGGGCCAAAATGACCGTGCTGGGCGACCTGAACCAGGCGATCTATGCCCAAGGCGAGGTGCTGGGAGATCTGGCGGGGCTGGTGAGCATCTACGGCGAAGAGAACACCGAGGTGATCTCCTTGACCCGCAGCTACCGGTCTACGTATGAGATTGTTGAATTCACGCGGGCGATGATTCCCGGTGGCGAGAAGATCGTACCCTTTCACCGCCGGGGGGAGGAGCCGCTCCTGACGCTGGTGGACAGTGAAGATGATCTGCTCTCCTCTGTGGAGCAGGATGTGCTGAAGCTTCATGCCCAGGGCTATCATTATGTGGCGGTAATCTGCAAGACAGCAGAAGAGAGCGCACAGGTGCATCGTGAACTGGAGAAGCGGCTGCCGGTGCGGCTGGTTACGAAGGAAACGCCTAATTTTCAAAAAGGGACGCTGGTGCTTCCGGCTTACCTCGCCAAGGGCGTCGAGTTCGATGCTGTAATCATCTATGACGGTTCCGCTGAGAAATACGGGCGTGAACATGAACGTAAGCTGTTCTATACCGCTTGTACCCGGGCGATGCATCTGCTTCACATCTACAGCCTGGGACAGCCAAGCCCGTTCATGCCTGCTGCAGTGCGTGAAACGGTTTCGGCTGGTGAGCTGGAGAAGTGA